Genomic DNA from Eleutherodactylus coqui strain aEleCoq1 chromosome 8, aEleCoq1.hap1, whole genome shotgun sequence:
GTCCACAAAAGTCCAGatctccaatttttttttctgagacaactaaaaagttttttttatcctcttttgagataaattaaaaaattgatttttttttttttttccttaggccCCTTacgggatttgaacttgtgatcatttgatcactcacactgtataatgcaataccatagtattgcaccaTACTGTATtctaacaggcagtctatgaagactTGCTACGGGGATGCTTTgataggcaatcattcatggTAGCCCCGAGGCCTAGAAGGTGCCATTtagggcatttaaagagttaacggcATGAACCCTGATTGTGACTGTTGCATGTGGCTTGGCTTCATACACTGACACgtaatgtgtgcggtacatgtataGCGCACGTCGGGGAGGGGGTATAGTTGGTATGATATGTAGATCTGCGGATGATCTCATCCAGTATCTCACCATCTCTCCTCCAGCACAGCGTGCGCGGCGTTGTCTCCATGGCAAATAACGGCCCCAACACCAACAGCTCCCAGTTTTTCATCACGTACGGCAAGCAGCCTCATCTGGACATGAAGTACACCGTCTTCGGAAAGTAAGTAACGGGGAATCCTGCAGGGTAACCTGGAGGTACAGAGAGGAGGGGGCCGCCGGGAGCGCAGAGGGGGTCCGGAGAGGAGGGGGCCGCCGGCAGCGCAGAGGGGGTCCGGAGAGGAGGGGGCCGCCGGCAGCGCAGAGGGGGTCCGGAGAGGAGGGGGCCGCCGGCAGCGCAGAGGGGGTCCGGAGAGGAGGGGGCCGCCGGCAGCGCAGAGGGGGTCCGGAGAGGAGGGGGCCGCCGGCAGCGCAGAGGGGGTCCGGAGAGGAGGGGGCCGCCGGCAGCGCAGAGGGGGTCCGGAGAGGAGGGGGCCGCCGGCAGCGCAGAGGGGGTCCGGAGAGGAGGGGGCCGCCGGCAGCGCAGAGGGGGTCTGGAGAGGAGGGGGCTGATGACATGGGAGGTCAGACAGAAAGTTGGTTGGAGCAGCACCCCTAGCAGTGCGGAGTACTTAGTAGACTGTTACCTGTCCAGTCACATGATGACGGTCACTGGGTTATATGTGACCGGCGCTGACATGAGTGGTCACCAAGGGGAGGTCGCAGGTTAAACACTACCTTGTGAATGAGCAGGATCCCACAGCAGCACAAAGGATTTGAGTAGAGTTCGGTTCGTGACCTGTCCCCTCAGGTGACGTCTATGAGGAAGGGACTGGGTGTCATATGGCCAATGCAGAACATTCATGGGTAGGAAGGGGTATCAATGAGGACTCTGCACACCTGGGGTGGTTGTGCGACCATTCGGGTACCGCGCTGTAAATTGTGGTAGCGTGCCTTGCTTGTGTAAAGCCGTTATATCAGCTGGAGGTGGCGACTTTGAAGAGtccagatttaatttggtgaaaggAAGTGAACCCATCATTTTTATTCATCTTTGTTCTCTGCTTTCGTTTCAAAGTACATTTCAGACATTTAACTGTACATttcaaaaactggaaaaattgaggccTTCTAAAACTTTAGACCGGTTagtgaacagattttttttctgtgtaacCATTGTGAtgtgaggaagagaaagaaggccAAGCGGAAGGTCCCGGGCTGAGTCAGAAGACAACAGACTCTTCGTAGACAGAAGTCTTACTGCTTTGAACCATTTCTTGTGTCCCACATTTCAGAGTCATCGATGGACTAGACACACTGGATGAGTTGGAGAAGCTTCCCGTACATGAGAAGTCCTTTCGACCTCTGACAGAAGTGCGAATCAAAGATGTCACCATCCATGCCAATCCCTTCGCCCTGTGACCAGCATGGAGCACACAGTTCTGGACTCCTCCGTATCCATCGTTCATCTGTATCAGATGCTACATTGTGTATGACAGTAGTGCTGAGGCTCTGAGGGTCGGGGAGCCTTGTATGTGCTCTGTGGGGTATGTGATCTATCCTCTACCGTACGGTCTCCTGCCTCCATGGTTATTCCGTCTCCTATCTAGACATCAGGTGATCGCTGCCTTCTAGGATTTAGTTTTGGGGTATTTTTATGAAAGTCTtttgttgaaaaaataaaatttagatTGGGTTTTCTGATCTAGACTCTCGCATTCTGATTTTATGAAGATGTTATCGGAAGTTCACATTTGCAGGAAGGCcgctcacacctgcgttggggtcgGCTCAGGTTTCCGTCTCTTTGCTCCATTCTTGGGGGAGAGAAACATTTAAAATACGAAACGGCTTCGGAGTATTTTACGGAACAGCGTGCTTTTCTGGTACGCACGTGCTGGTTGACGATTTAGTTCatggagtgttaaaggggttgtctcgcggcagcaagtggggttatacacttctgtatggccatattaatgcactttgtaatatacatcgtgcattaattatgagccatacagaagttattcacttacctgctccgttgctagcgtccctgtcgccatggatccgtctaaattcgctgtcttctggcgtttttagacgcgcttgcgcagtccggtcttctccctggtgaatggggccgctcgtgccggagagcaggtcctcgtagctccgccccgtcacgtgtgccgattccagccaatcaggaggctggaatcggcaatggaccgcacagagcccacggtgcaccatgggagaagacccgcggtgcatcgtgggtgaagatcccggcggccatcttggtgaaggaagaaggaagacgtcgcagagcggggattcaggtaagtaatgaaatttttttttttttttaacacatcctttggggttgtctcgcgccgtacGGGGGgcatatggaaaaaaaacaaaaaacgtttcggcgcgagacaacccctttaaggccaatttTGGTCAAAGTCTCAAGGTTATACCATATCCACCACTAAAACCATTCGGCAACTAGCAAACAAACAGGAACTTTTTTGGATGCACATAACGGAGGGCGGCTGAAGATGACAGTGTGTACAGTCCAGGATATAAGGGTACGGCTGCTCCGTTCCATGCAGAAGTCTCCTAATCATTAATCACAAAAAAACACTGGTTAGTCCTTGTTTCTAAGGACCAACCAGAGCTGCTAAGTAAGCAAATTGGAAACCCTATTGCATCACGGTGGTTCAGGAACTGCCTGATGTGGTAATACGTGTAgagtctttgtacatttttttttctctcacctctgtaatttttttttttagttatcaGTGAGAGAGCGCAGGCTCTGATGTACACATGGTGGCCTTGCCATGGCCCatcagcttacgtgttttggccaaaatgcaaactaacacaCGCATTTATCAGGGTTTTTTTTAGCATGCaatgtgctatagatgctgggggagcTCAGGATGTCCCGCCAGTATGGCATACTGGGGTgatgcagggcaatccactgctttcccAGTAGGGGTTTTATTCCTGAATGGTGTGGCGCACTTATCTATTTCCGGCAtctttggtatcagttcatatgtgcggACTATGTTGTGTGGTCTCCTGCACATGACCTAGCACAGCGGAGGAGAGTGAGCGGTGCGCTTGAGAATGTCGCATGCGACttgctgtcacccatgtgaatgcacagTAGCTCACCTGAAACGCTTTTCTTCTGTAATCAATGAGCCGTGAGTGAGGTTGACCTCCAAAAAGATAGTGGGTGTGCATACTCGTAGGGACTGAGTCAGTGGGCCATGCTGGTTATATAGATATACATCTACACTGCAGCAAACATAATTTATAGGGACATTGCTTGCAGGTCACAGACAGAGGCCAAAGCTATACCCCAATGCCGTGGTGGTGAACCTacggcacgtgtgccagaggcggacGGCCGCTCACCATTCACTGCGCTGCTAGCGGTGCTGATTCCGGCCACACTGTgacgtccgtgtgcagccgggatcttcctcccctgacgtctcatCTTAGGTTCCGaatgagcagggggaggaggcgtccgacaGCACACTGGCGTCAGTGTGTGATGGGATGCATATTCactttttccacaccacttctgccctattcaacaatttcagcaacctgattggtttttcggtgaatcagccaacccaaacaaccaatcaggttgctcgaattgctgaatagggcagaagtggtgtggGAAAAGTTAATATGCTGTCGGATCAGCGCAGATCAGCAACACCGGGTAAAGGAGGGgcggagcttccacgaggaggagggggtaagtatgtggatcTCGGGGGGCACTATCATAGTGGTGGCCGCTGAGAGGTGTCACTATCATTGTGGGGTGAGGGGTGTTGTCACTatcatgctgggggccgctgtggggggaggggtgttgtcactatcatgctgggggccgctgtggggggaggggtgttgtcactatcatgctgggggccgctgtggggggaggggtgttgtcactatcatgctgggggctgctgtggggtgtcactatcatgctGAGCTCTGATgtgggggggagtcactattaccgcaggggccgctgtgtgtgtgtcactattactgctgagaccactaggggtggggtcactataattgctgggggggtgtcaatactaccgctgggggggtgtgtgtgtcaacattaccactgggggggggtcactaactagttggggggcactattaccactgtgggatgtcactatggccgctggggccgttgtgggatgtcgctggggccgctgtggggtgtcgcggtggccgccggggccgctgtggggtgtcgtgGTGgccgccggggccgctgtggggtgtcgcggtggccgccggggccgctgtggggtgtcgcggtggccgccggggccgctgtggggtgtcgcggtggccgccggggccgctgtggggtgtcgcggtggccgccggggccgctgtggggtgtcgcggtggccgctgtggggtgtcgcggtggccgccggggccgctgtggggtgtcgcggtggccgccggggccgctgtgggatgtcgcggtggccgccggggccgctgtggggtgtcgcggtggccgctgtggggtgtcgcggtggccgccggggccgctgtggggtgtcgcggTGGCCGCCGGGGCGTGTCACGATTACCACCGGAGAATGTTTACATATGTGGGAAATGGGcagagctgtttcaaaatagagcGGGTAcacattttgactgctttttggatgcggaaatgctgcaaaattctcCACAGAggtttccgctgaggacattctgcagaatttccgcatcctaaaagctgtcaaaatctgcgcACTGTCTATTGTGAAGCGGCccggtcctttttagaatgacgggggtaaaatcatacgttgttataagccctgccccctgatgtgtcggcactttgcaataaataagtaggttttgggttgcagtttgggcactcgtaccctgttg
This window encodes:
- the PPIL3 gene encoding peptidyl-prolyl cis-trans isomerase-like 3, producing the protein MAVTFHSDLGDIKIEVFCERAPKACENFLALCAANYYNGCLFHRNIKGFMVQTGDPTGTGKGGQSIWGRKFEDEFSEYLKHSVRGVVSMANNGPNTNSSQFFITYGKQPHLDMKYTVFGKVIDGLDTLDELEKLPVHEKSFRPLTEVRIKDVTIHANPFAL